From Paramagnetospirillum magnetotacticum MS-1, one genomic window encodes:
- a CDS encoding helix-turn-helix domain-containing protein: MDGSSIQGNLTERERDVLQLIASGKSSKEIARHLGISIGGVNFHILNAMKKMGAATRAHAVARAIFLGLLLPEVGRP; this comes from the coding sequence GTGGACGGTTCCAGCATTCAAGGCAATTTGACCGAGCGGGAGCGTGACGTCTTACAACTTATTGCCTCCGGCAAGAGCAGCAAGGAAATTGCTCGCCATCTCGGAATATCCATTGGCGGCGTTAACTTCCACATTCTTAATGCCATGAAGAAAATGGGTGCCGCGACGCGGGCTCATGCTGTGGCGCGCGCTATTTTCCTTGGACTTTTACTCCCAGAGGTCGGCAGACCCTGA